In one window of Sphingomonas glaciei DNA:
- a CDS encoding phosphodiester glycosidase family protein, producing the protein MQIVLLLVLLLAACKRPDPAPDIADAAATGACRSLLFEGQRFTICRDPEARLELALDDARDRPLRSFVALEQVVGPRAAKVRFAMNAGMFDEEGRPIGLAIAEGREMRSINRRTDGGGNFHLQPNGVFLVRDDGAAEVVTTADFQPSPDIRWATQSGPMLVIDGKLNPRFDADGRSRYVRNGVGVDAGGVAVFAISDAPVSFGKFARLFAGPLGCRNALYLDGAVSSLWDPANYRMDGLVPIGPMIVAIAP; encoded by the coding sequence TCCTGCTCGCGGCATGCAAACGTCCGGACCCTGCCCCCGACATCGCTGATGCGGCGGCGACCGGTGCGTGCCGATCCCTGCTGTTCGAAGGCCAGCGCTTCACCATCTGTCGCGATCCCGAAGCGCGGCTGGAGCTTGCGCTCGACGATGCTCGGGATCGGCCCTTGCGCAGCTTCGTCGCGCTGGAGCAGGTGGTGGGCCCCCGCGCCGCCAAGGTCCGCTTCGCGATGAACGCCGGCATGTTCGACGAGGAGGGTCGGCCGATTGGCTTGGCGATCGCCGAAGGGCGCGAGATGAGGTCGATCAACCGGCGGACAGACGGCGGCGGCAACTTCCACCTGCAGCCGAACGGAGTGTTCCTGGTTCGCGATGACGGCGCGGCCGAGGTGGTCACCACCGCTGACTTTCAACCTTCGCCTGATATCCGCTGGGCAACGCAGAGCGGACCGATGCTGGTCATCGACGGCAAGCTCAACCCGCGGTTCGATGCCGACGGTCGCTCACGCTATGTCCGAAACGGCGTCGGTGTGGACGCGGGCGGCGTCGCGGTCTTCGCGATCAGCGATGCACCGGTCAGCTTCGGCAAATTCGCGCGGTTGTTCGCCGGGCCGCTCGGCTGCCGCAACGCGCTTTACCTCGACGGCGCGGTGTCGAGCCTGTGGGATCCGGCCAATTACCGGATGGACGGTCTAGTCCCGATCGGGCCGATGATCGTTGCGATCGCGCCTTAG